A single region of the Epinephelus moara isolate mb chromosome 16, YSFRI_EMoa_1.0, whole genome shotgun sequence genome encodes:
- the LOC126402211 gene encoding rho GTPase-activating protein 4-like isoform X2, producing MTSHVKLRKERVGLVDYDTQIKEVRCQLVDQLKVLDVQLEQKSQQLQDLTDYLRRRGEIESEYARSLEKLAERFTSRIKRKEPSSNTVAQVWLALLSQTRQESKDHNGLSERCSNFLIQPLTHCLEYTQRLAKKSKDICTQLQDGLLKVTTELQTAWRTYYQYHSDYVYAEGKLKEAEKQEEKQSSKKLERLIEKRQGKVQDIYLKCSKARNDYLLNLAAANSSMNKYYLQDISTLIDCADIGYHLSLSRVMQAYLSSRWRTQENLSTGLQQLQTTVSGLDQSRDRDTLLQDHYNTFCMPLRFPYQPHDGDQVSEVSADGEMRCELETRFKQIQTRLKAVTQETEEAGKSKLATQSSLLETIGDDDLDPGSGSQDGSTENLTVKPSVARRRASMQEMENLYFTRVKEHLVGSSLVSKLQAKHDQLKVAVEKEASNGHHPRHNGKSMRIRKNHSSANLFHNHKLFKGDMLSFIQASGQQIPIVVESCICFINLNGLHHEGIFRVPGSQVEVNNLRDAFERGEDPLAERRYDMDSVAGVLKLYFRGLENPLFPIDSTSQLLEYAQIKNEAERAAQLKMVISSYPEPIIIVMRYLFAFLHHVSQYSDENMMQPYNLAVCFGPSLVRGANDDDVVTLQPQINALVKDIILQHESIFPSKSEVQGPVYEKCMTLEQDDCEPIIEEGDVEAEYSKDEFETGSSADSNTSSSAAPTQRKAERPRANSSGAIDYSKQTAGPVGGGIASSGKLMLQIPVGPQCKPRRGLSPAYLRRELQENSSSEDIPVKVDKEVCRQMDSVFMELLSRQALQDPSSTTSSSPSAQGPQRKGKRDGRRGRGSGLFRAGDPLD from the exons ATGACTTCCCACGTGAAACTGCGGAAGGAGAGGGTCGGCTTGGTGGACTATGACACACAAATCAAAG AGGTGCGTTGCCAGCTTGTAGACCAGCTGAAGGTGTTAGATGTGCAACTTGAGCAGAAGagccagcagctgcaggacCTGACAGACTACTTGCGGCGGCGGGGTGAGATAGAAAGCGAGTATGCCCGCTCCCTTGAAAAACTTGCTGAAAGGTTCACTTCTAGGATCAAGAG GAAGGAGCCCAGTAGTAACACGGTGGCCCAGGTCTGGCTGGCTCTGCTGTCCCAGACCCGCCAGGAAAGTAAGGACCACAATGGACTGAGTGAGCGCTGCAGCAACTTCCTCATCCAGCCCCTCACACACTGTCTGGAGTACACACAGCGCCTTGCCAAGAAG AGTAAAGACATCTGCACACAGCTGCAAGATGGACTACTCAAGGTTACCACGGAGCTACAGACT gcATGGCGAACGTACTACCAGTACCACTCAGACTATGTGTATGCAGAGGGGAAGCTGAAGGAGGCagagaaacaggaggaaaagCAAAGCTCCAAGAAGCTGGAGCGGTTGATAGAAAAA agacAGGGTAAGGTCCAAGACATCTACCTGAAGTGCAGCAAGGCCCGAAATGATTACCTCCTAAACTTGGCTGCAGCTAATTCATCCATGAATAAGTACTACCTCCAAGACATCTCTACTCTCATAGAT TGTGCAGATATAGGGTACCATCTCTCTTTAAGCCGGGTGATGCAGGCTTACCTGTCCAGTCGGTGGCGGACCCAGGAGAACCTGAGCACGGGGCTGCAGCAGCTCCAAACCACTGTGTCCGGACTGGACCAGAGCCGTGACAGAGACACGCTCCTGCAGGACCACTATAACACCTTCTGTATGCCCTTACGCTTCCCCTACCAGCCCCATGATGGAGACCAG GTCTCCGAGGTGAGTGCAGATGGTGAGATGAGATGCGAGCTGGAGACCAGATTCAAGCAGATACAAACCAGACTGAAAGCAGTCACTCAGGAAACAGAGGAG GCTGGTAAGAGCAAGTTGGCGACCCAGTCTTCCCTGCTGGAGACTATTGGCGATGATGATCTGGATCCCGGCAGTGGCTCTCAGGACGGCAGCACTGAGAACCTGACAGTCAAGCCCAGTGTGGCCCGGCGCAGGGCCAGCATGCAGGAAATGGAAAACCTCTACTTCACT AGAGTAAAAGAACACCTTGTTGGCAGCTCTCTGGTATCTAAACTGCAAGCCAAACATGACCAGCTGAAGGTGGCTGTGGAAAAAG AAGCATCAAATGGACATCACCCCAG ACACAATGGAAAGTCGATGCGTATCAGGAAGAATCACTCAAGTGCCAATTTGTTTCACAACCACAAACTTTTCAAAGGAGACATGCTGTCCTTCATACAG GCATCGGGACAACAGATTCCAATTGTTGTGGAAAGTTGCATTTGCTTTATCAACCTCAATG GTCTCCACCATGAGGGCATATTCAGAGTGCCGGGGTCTCAGGTGGAGGTCAACAATCTGAGGGATGCATTTGAGCGAG GAGAGGACCCCCTGGCTGAGCGCAGATATGACATGGACTCTGTTGCCGGAGTGCTGAAGCTCTACTTCAGAGGTTTGGAGAATCCCCTCTTCCCCATCGACAGCACCAGCCAACTCCTGGAGTACGCAC AAATAAAgaatgaggcagagagagcggCTCAGCTCAAAATGGTCATCTCCTCCTACCCTGAGCCCATCATCATCGTCATGAGATACCTCTTTGCATTCCTTCATCA CGTGTCTCAGTACAGTGACGAGAACATGATGCAGCCTTACAACCTGGCTGTGTGTTTCGGTCCCAGCCTGGTAAGAGGGgctaatgatgatgatgtcgtCACCCTGCAGCCTCAGATCAACGCCCTGGTGAAGGACATCATCCTCCAGCATGAAAGCATCTTCCCCAGCAAGAGCGAAGTACAGGGACCAGTTTACGAGAAATGCATGACACTGGAACAGGATGACTG TGAGCCTATCATTGAAGAGGGAGATGTGGAAGCAGAGTATAGCAAAGATG AGTTTGAGACAGGATCCTCAGCTGACAGCAACACCAGCTCATCGGCAGCACcaacacagagaaaagcagagcGTCCGAGAGCCAACAGCAGCGGAGCAATTGACTACAGTAAGCAGacagctggaccagttgggggCGGCATCGCTTCAAGTGGAAAGTTAATGCTCCAGATACCCGTTGGACCACAGTGCAAGCCACGGCGAGGCCTCTCTCCTGCCTATTTGCGCAGAGA GTTGCAGGAAAACTCATCTTCTGAAGATATTCCAGTTAAAGTAGACAAG GAGGTCTGTCGCCAGATGGACTCAGTCTTCATGGAGCTTCTCTCACGGCAAGCACTGCAGGatccctcctccaccacctcctcctctccctctgcccaGGGTCCCCAAAGGAAAGGGAAGCGGGATGGACGCAGGGGGAGAGGATCAGGGCTCTTCAGAGCAGGAGATCCACTGGACTGA
- the ssr4 gene encoding translocon-associated protein subunit delta — protein sequence MIRIAAFLALLVVACSGESCTDPAITPSAYTTSDAVISSESVFIVELSLACANGAQSVTLYADVNGRQFPVTRGQDVGKYQVSWSLPHKQASSGTYQVKFFDEESYSALRKAQRNNEDVNAIQPLFSVNIDHRGAWNGPWVSTEVVAALIGILVYYMAFTAKSTIQA from the exons ATGATCCGGATAGCCGCCTTCCTCGCTCTGCTGGTGGTCGCCTGCTCGG GAGAGAGCTGCACAGACCCAGCGATCACCCCGTCGGCCTACACCACCTCTGACGCCGTCATCTCCTCTGAGTCTGTCTTCATCGTTGAACTCAGCCTGGCCTGTGCCAACGGAGCACAG AGTGTGACTCTGTATGCTGATGTCAATGGAAGACAGTTCCCTGTGACTAGAGGACAGGATGTTGGCAAGTACCAG GTGTCCTGGAGTCTTCCTCACAAACAGGCCAGCTCTGGAACGTATCAGGTCAAATTCTTCGATGAGGAGTCCTACAGTGCCCTGCGCAAG GCCCAGAGAAACAACGAAGATGTAAATgccattcagcctctcttctctgtCAATATTGACCACAGG GGTGCGTGGAACGGCCCATGGGTGTCTACTGAGGTGGTGGCTGCCCTCATAGGTATCCTGGTCTACTACATGGCCTTCACTGCTAAGAGCACCATCCAGGCATAA
- the LOC126402211 gene encoding rho GTPase-activating protein 4-like isoform X1, which yields MTSHVKLRKERVGLVDYDTQIKEVRCQLVDQLKVLDVQLEQKSQQLQDLTDYLRRRGEIESEYARSLEKLAERFTSRIKRKEPSSNTVAQVWLALLSQTRQESKDHNGLSERCSNFLIQPLTHCLEYTQRLAKKSKDICTQLQDGLLKVTTELQTAWRTYYQYHSDYVYAEGKLKEAEKQEEKQSSKKLERLIEKRQGKVQDIYLKCSKARNDYLLNLAAANSSMNKYYLQDISTLIDCADIGYHLSLSRVMQAYLSSRWRTQENLSTGLQQLQTTVSGLDQSRDRDTLLQDHYNTFCMPLRFPYQPHDGDQVSEVSADGEMRCELETRFKQIQTRLKAVTQETEEAGKSKLATQSSLLETIGDDDLDPGSGSQDGSTENLTVKPSVARRRASMQEMENLYFTRVKEHLVGSSLVSKLQAKHDQLKVAVEKAEASNGHHPRHNGKSMRIRKNHSSANLFHNHKLFKGDMLSFIQASGQQIPIVVESCICFINLNGLHHEGIFRVPGSQVEVNNLRDAFERGEDPLAERRYDMDSVAGVLKLYFRGLENPLFPIDSTSQLLEYAQIKNEAERAAQLKMVISSYPEPIIIVMRYLFAFLHHVSQYSDENMMQPYNLAVCFGPSLVRGANDDDVVTLQPQINALVKDIILQHESIFPSKSEVQGPVYEKCMTLEQDDCEPIIEEGDVEAEYSKDEFETGSSADSNTSSSAAPTQRKAERPRANSSGAIDYSKQTAGPVGGGIASSGKLMLQIPVGPQCKPRRGLSPAYLRRELQENSSSEDIPVKVDKEVCRQMDSVFMELLSRQALQDPSSTTSSSPSAQGPQRKGKRDGRRGRGSGLFRAGDPLD from the exons ATGACTTCCCACGTGAAACTGCGGAAGGAGAGGGTCGGCTTGGTGGACTATGACACACAAATCAAAG AGGTGCGTTGCCAGCTTGTAGACCAGCTGAAGGTGTTAGATGTGCAACTTGAGCAGAAGagccagcagctgcaggacCTGACAGACTACTTGCGGCGGCGGGGTGAGATAGAAAGCGAGTATGCCCGCTCCCTTGAAAAACTTGCTGAAAGGTTCACTTCTAGGATCAAGAG GAAGGAGCCCAGTAGTAACACGGTGGCCCAGGTCTGGCTGGCTCTGCTGTCCCAGACCCGCCAGGAAAGTAAGGACCACAATGGACTGAGTGAGCGCTGCAGCAACTTCCTCATCCAGCCCCTCACACACTGTCTGGAGTACACACAGCGCCTTGCCAAGAAG AGTAAAGACATCTGCACACAGCTGCAAGATGGACTACTCAAGGTTACCACGGAGCTACAGACT gcATGGCGAACGTACTACCAGTACCACTCAGACTATGTGTATGCAGAGGGGAAGCTGAAGGAGGCagagaaacaggaggaaaagCAAAGCTCCAAGAAGCTGGAGCGGTTGATAGAAAAA agacAGGGTAAGGTCCAAGACATCTACCTGAAGTGCAGCAAGGCCCGAAATGATTACCTCCTAAACTTGGCTGCAGCTAATTCATCCATGAATAAGTACTACCTCCAAGACATCTCTACTCTCATAGAT TGTGCAGATATAGGGTACCATCTCTCTTTAAGCCGGGTGATGCAGGCTTACCTGTCCAGTCGGTGGCGGACCCAGGAGAACCTGAGCACGGGGCTGCAGCAGCTCCAAACCACTGTGTCCGGACTGGACCAGAGCCGTGACAGAGACACGCTCCTGCAGGACCACTATAACACCTTCTGTATGCCCTTACGCTTCCCCTACCAGCCCCATGATGGAGACCAG GTCTCCGAGGTGAGTGCAGATGGTGAGATGAGATGCGAGCTGGAGACCAGATTCAAGCAGATACAAACCAGACTGAAAGCAGTCACTCAGGAAACAGAGGAG GCTGGTAAGAGCAAGTTGGCGACCCAGTCTTCCCTGCTGGAGACTATTGGCGATGATGATCTGGATCCCGGCAGTGGCTCTCAGGACGGCAGCACTGAGAACCTGACAGTCAAGCCCAGTGTGGCCCGGCGCAGGGCCAGCATGCAGGAAATGGAAAACCTCTACTTCACT AGAGTAAAAGAACACCTTGTTGGCAGCTCTCTGGTATCTAAACTGCAAGCCAAACATGACCAGCTGAAGGTGGCTGTGGAAAAAG CAGAAGCATCAAATGGACATCACCCCAG ACACAATGGAAAGTCGATGCGTATCAGGAAGAATCACTCAAGTGCCAATTTGTTTCACAACCACAAACTTTTCAAAGGAGACATGCTGTCCTTCATACAG GCATCGGGACAACAGATTCCAATTGTTGTGGAAAGTTGCATTTGCTTTATCAACCTCAATG GTCTCCACCATGAGGGCATATTCAGAGTGCCGGGGTCTCAGGTGGAGGTCAACAATCTGAGGGATGCATTTGAGCGAG GAGAGGACCCCCTGGCTGAGCGCAGATATGACATGGACTCTGTTGCCGGAGTGCTGAAGCTCTACTTCAGAGGTTTGGAGAATCCCCTCTTCCCCATCGACAGCACCAGCCAACTCCTGGAGTACGCAC AAATAAAgaatgaggcagagagagcggCTCAGCTCAAAATGGTCATCTCCTCCTACCCTGAGCCCATCATCATCGTCATGAGATACCTCTTTGCATTCCTTCATCA CGTGTCTCAGTACAGTGACGAGAACATGATGCAGCCTTACAACCTGGCTGTGTGTTTCGGTCCCAGCCTGGTAAGAGGGgctaatgatgatgatgtcgtCACCCTGCAGCCTCAGATCAACGCCCTGGTGAAGGACATCATCCTCCAGCATGAAAGCATCTTCCCCAGCAAGAGCGAAGTACAGGGACCAGTTTACGAGAAATGCATGACACTGGAACAGGATGACTG TGAGCCTATCATTGAAGAGGGAGATGTGGAAGCAGAGTATAGCAAAGATG AGTTTGAGACAGGATCCTCAGCTGACAGCAACACCAGCTCATCGGCAGCACcaacacagagaaaagcagagcGTCCGAGAGCCAACAGCAGCGGAGCAATTGACTACAGTAAGCAGacagctggaccagttgggggCGGCATCGCTTCAAGTGGAAAGTTAATGCTCCAGATACCCGTTGGACCACAGTGCAAGCCACGGCGAGGCCTCTCTCCTGCCTATTTGCGCAGAGA GTTGCAGGAAAACTCATCTTCTGAAGATATTCCAGTTAAAGTAGACAAG GAGGTCTGTCGCCAGATGGACTCAGTCTTCATGGAGCTTCTCTCACGGCAAGCACTGCAGGatccctcctccaccacctcctcctctccctctgcccaGGGTCCCCAAAGGAAAGGGAAGCGGGATGGACGCAGGGGGAGAGGATCAGGGCTCTTCAGAGCAGGAGATCCACTGGACTGA
- the LOC126403160 gene encoding vasopressin V2 receptor-like isoform X1: MESISVETGWDGLALSSLVATGRSNFSSSSLFVSELNSLNSSHSGGSFFGIFPENGTTTTPHTLPQPRMRDLGLARAEIAVLGVVLALTTLGNSFVLWVLLRRRKHNAPMHVFMVNLCVADLVVALFQVLPQLIWDITEKFQGPDFLCRSIKYLQIVGMFASSYMIVAMTVDRHQAICCPLQAYRGGAMSRWNTPVMVAWGLALVLSIPQVFIFSRSEVAHGEFECWGHFAEPWGLKAYVTWMTVAVFLLPALIITICQIRIFREIHNNIYLKSERMVMAELKKNEIFFRFHSFKKEDERARERGRRTSGGGVRDGRGGQLLKGVNNNPHSNTHSSQECYDYVPTAIQYNSCCGEHVTTALPTQQHCALNNSDCHDELASGSPRCSLDYAPPPPPATPPPSITKAMSKTVRMTLVIVLVYTICWSPFFIVQLWAAWDPNPPDQAGVAFTILMLLASLNSCTNPWIYTAFSSSVSREMQNLLQCRSRAGRRGSLPDDSTTTHTSTTKDSLY, encoded by the exons ATGGAAAGCATCAGTGTGGAAACGGGCTGGGATGGGTTggccctctcctctctggtcGCCACAGGAAGGAGCAACTTCTCCTCCTCGTCTTTGTTTGTCTCTGAACTGAACTCCCTGAACAGTTCTCACAGCGGGGGGTCCTTCTTCGGGATCTTCCCTGAGAATGGTACCACCACCACGCCTCACACCCTGCCCCAGCCCAGGATGAGGGACCTGGGCCTTGCCCGGGCAGAGATCGCAGTGCTCGGGGTGGTGCTGGCTCTTACCACCCTGGGGAACAGCTTTGTGCTGTGGGtgctgctgaggaggaggaagcacaATGCACCGATGCACGTGTTCATGGTGAACCTGTGTGTGGCTGACCTGGTGGTGGCCCTCTTTCAG GTTCTTCCCCAGCTAATATGGGACATCACAGAGAAGTTCCAGGGGCCTGACTTTCTCTGCCGGTCCATCAAGTACTTGCAGATTGTGGGCATGTTTGCTTCCTCCTACATGATAGTTGCCATGACAGTAGACCGACACCAGGCCATCTGCTGCCCTTTGCAAGCCTACCGTGGGGGAGCGATGTCCCGCTGGAACACCCCTGTCATGGTGGCCTGGGGCTTGGCGCTAGTTCTCAGCATACCGCAG GTGTTCATCTTCTCTCGGTCAGAAGTGGCTCATGGAGAGTTTGAGTGCTGGGGTCACTTTGCTGAGCCGTGGGGGCTGAAGGCCTACGTCACCTGGATGACCGTGGCTGTATTCCTCCTGCCCGCCCTCATCATTACCATCTGTCAG aTAAGAATCTTCCGAGAGATTCACAATAACATCTACCTGAAGTCAGAGAGGATGGTGATGGCTGAGCTGAAGAAGAACGAAATCTTCTTCCGCTTTCACAGTTTTAAGAAGGAGGACGAACGTGCCAGGGAGAGGGGCAGACGGACATCCGGAGGAGGGGTCAGGGATGGCAGAGGGGGACAGCTCTTAAAGGGTGTGAATAACAACCCACACAGTAACACCCATAGCAGCCAAGAGTGTTACGACTACGTACCAACCGCTATTCAGTACAACAGTTGCTGTGGGGAACATGTGACAACAGCATTGCCTacacagcagcactgtgcaCTGAACAACTCAGATTGCCATGACGAGCTGGCCTCAGGCTCACCACGCTGCTCCCTTGACTatgccccccctccccctcccgcCACTCCGCCTCCAAGCATCACTAAAGCCATGTCCAAGACAGTGAGGATGACTCTGGTCATCGTGTTGGTCTATACTATCTGCTGGTCACCTTTCTTCATCGTGCAGCTTTGGGCGGCCTGGGACCCCAACCCTCCAGACCAAG caGGCGTGGCCTTCACCATCCTGATGCTGCTGGCCAGTCTGAACTCGTGCACCAACCCATGGATCTACACAGCTTTCTCCAGCAGCGTGTCCAGAGAGATGCAGAACCTGCTGCAATGTCGGTCACGAGCTGGCCGCAGGGGCTCCCTGCCTGACGactccaccaccacacacacctccaccacCAAGGACAGCCTGTACTGA
- the LOC126403160 gene encoding vasopressin V2 receptor-like isoform X2: MESISVETGWDGLALSSLVATGRSNFSSSSLFVSELNSLNSSHSGGSFFGIFPENGTTTTPHTLPQPRMRDLGLARAEIAVLGVVLALTTLGNSFVLWVLLRRRKHNAPMHVFMVNLCVADLVVALFQVLPQLIWDITEKFQGPDFLCRSIKYLQIVGMFASSYMIVAMTVDRHQAICCPLQAYRGGAMSRWNTPVMVAWGLALVLSIPQVFIFSRSEVAHGEFECWGHFAEPWGLKAYVTWMTVAVFLLPALIITICQIRIFREIHNNIYLKSERMVMAELKKNEIFFRFHSFKKEDERARERGRRTSGGGVRDGRGGQLLKGVNNNPHSNTHSSQECYDYVPTAIQYNSCCGEHVTTALPTQQHCALNNSDCHDELASGSPRCSLDYAPPPPPATPPPSITKAMSKTVRMTLVIVLVYTICWSPFFIVQLWAAWDPNPPDQGVAFTILMLLASLNSCTNPWIYTAFSSSVSREMQNLLQCRSRAGRRGSLPDDSTTTHTSTTKDSLY, from the exons ATGGAAAGCATCAGTGTGGAAACGGGCTGGGATGGGTTggccctctcctctctggtcGCCACAGGAAGGAGCAACTTCTCCTCCTCGTCTTTGTTTGTCTCTGAACTGAACTCCCTGAACAGTTCTCACAGCGGGGGGTCCTTCTTCGGGATCTTCCCTGAGAATGGTACCACCACCACGCCTCACACCCTGCCCCAGCCCAGGATGAGGGACCTGGGCCTTGCCCGGGCAGAGATCGCAGTGCTCGGGGTGGTGCTGGCTCTTACCACCCTGGGGAACAGCTTTGTGCTGTGGGtgctgctgaggaggaggaagcacaATGCACCGATGCACGTGTTCATGGTGAACCTGTGTGTGGCTGACCTGGTGGTGGCCCTCTTTCAG GTTCTTCCCCAGCTAATATGGGACATCACAGAGAAGTTCCAGGGGCCTGACTTTCTCTGCCGGTCCATCAAGTACTTGCAGATTGTGGGCATGTTTGCTTCCTCCTACATGATAGTTGCCATGACAGTAGACCGACACCAGGCCATCTGCTGCCCTTTGCAAGCCTACCGTGGGGGAGCGATGTCCCGCTGGAACACCCCTGTCATGGTGGCCTGGGGCTTGGCGCTAGTTCTCAGCATACCGCAG GTGTTCATCTTCTCTCGGTCAGAAGTGGCTCATGGAGAGTTTGAGTGCTGGGGTCACTTTGCTGAGCCGTGGGGGCTGAAGGCCTACGTCACCTGGATGACCGTGGCTGTATTCCTCCTGCCCGCCCTCATCATTACCATCTGTCAG aTAAGAATCTTCCGAGAGATTCACAATAACATCTACCTGAAGTCAGAGAGGATGGTGATGGCTGAGCTGAAGAAGAACGAAATCTTCTTCCGCTTTCACAGTTTTAAGAAGGAGGACGAACGTGCCAGGGAGAGGGGCAGACGGACATCCGGAGGAGGGGTCAGGGATGGCAGAGGGGGACAGCTCTTAAAGGGTGTGAATAACAACCCACACAGTAACACCCATAGCAGCCAAGAGTGTTACGACTACGTACCAACCGCTATTCAGTACAACAGTTGCTGTGGGGAACATGTGACAACAGCATTGCCTacacagcagcactgtgcaCTGAACAACTCAGATTGCCATGACGAGCTGGCCTCAGGCTCACCACGCTGCTCCCTTGACTatgccccccctccccctcccgcCACTCCGCCTCCAAGCATCACTAAAGCCATGTCCAAGACAGTGAGGATGACTCTGGTCATCGTGTTGGTCTATACTATCTGCTGGTCACCTTTCTTCATCGTGCAGCTTTGGGCGGCCTGGGACCCCAACCCTCCAGACCAAG GCGTGGCCTTCACCATCCTGATGCTGCTGGCCAGTCTGAACTCGTGCACCAACCCATGGATCTACACAGCTTTCTCCAGCAGCGTGTCCAGAGAGATGCAGAACCTGCTGCAATGTCGGTCACGAGCTGGCCGCAGGGGCTCCCTGCCTGACGactccaccaccacacacacctccaccacCAAGGACAGCCTGTACTGA